Proteins encoded together in one Rhodospirillaceae bacterium window:
- a CDS encoding mechanosensitive ion channel family protein, protein MLHRLIVLLCLITGLLGAVPALAQSVAAPATEAPPQVQELLRLLDDPVIRDWVAAQKAPAAGVAPSGVEMSPSSFMDKRLADIRLHFTNLIVAVPQLPGEFARARDILMVEFEDRGIIRILSLIIGFLALGLFVEWLFRRATRNLQNWIVTVPLDTVGDRLRAAGIRLCFGLGLVIAFSIGSVGAFLIFTWPPLLREIVLGYLSAILVLRIALVFGRFVLAPGGERFRLVPMNTAAAWFWYRRIAVAIGWLAIGWVTVGLLGTLGLSIGARGFIAYLLGLMLLAIGIEACWRRPPSSLHPDLTPPQEHRRLINWLVTAYFIALWLLWVASAMPSFWLFVAVVALPAAITGVKRAVNHILRPAGAASAAGSAPGVAEVCLERGLRALLIIAAALLLAKAWHIDLVAMTMQDNISTRIVRGLLSAIVIALVAEFLWHFVRALIDSKLTVPAGSGPVDSEAVRKQARLRTLLPILRNILFVIILVIAVLMVLSSMGIEIGPLIAGAGVVGVAVGFGAQTLVKDVISGMFFLLDDAFRIGEYIQSGSYKGTVESFSLRSVKLRHHRGPLYTVPFGELGAVQNMSRDWVIDKLTIGVTYDTDLEKARKLIKEVGKQLAADPEYGPNILEPMKMQGVEQFGDYAIQIRMKMMTKPGEQFVIRRKALALIRKTFNENGINFAQPTVQVAGGGEHVTSAAAKQVLDLASAAPKEA, encoded by the coding sequence ATGTTGCACCGGCTGATCGTGCTGCTCTGCCTGATAACGGGATTGCTTGGCGCCGTCCCGGCGCTTGCCCAGTCGGTCGCCGCGCCGGCGACCGAGGCACCGCCGCAGGTGCAGGAATTGCTGCGATTGCTCGATGATCCAGTGATCCGCGACTGGGTGGCAGCGCAGAAGGCGCCAGCCGCCGGCGTCGCCCCGAGCGGCGTCGAGATGTCACCCAGCAGCTTTATGGACAAGCGGCTGGCTGACATCCGCCTGCATTTTACGAACCTGATCGTTGCCGTGCCGCAATTGCCTGGTGAGTTCGCCCGTGCCCGCGACATCCTGATGGTCGAGTTCGAGGATCGCGGCATCATCCGGATCCTGTCGCTGATCATCGGCTTCCTGGCACTGGGCCTGTTCGTCGAATGGCTGTTCCGGCGGGCGACACGGAACCTGCAGAACTGGATCGTGACCGTGCCGCTCGACACGGTCGGCGATCGCCTGCGCGCCGCCGGCATCCGCCTGTGCTTCGGCCTGGGGTTGGTGATCGCCTTTTCAATTGGCAGTGTCGGCGCCTTTCTCATCTTCACCTGGCCGCCACTGCTGCGCGAGATCGTGCTGGGCTATCTCAGCGCGATACTGGTGCTGCGCATCGCGCTGGTGTTCGGCCGCTTCGTGCTGGCGCCGGGGGGCGAGCGTTTTCGACTGGTGCCGATGAACACGGCAGCCGCCTGGTTCTGGTATCGCCGCATCGCTGTCGCCATCGGCTGGCTGGCCATCGGCTGGGTGACAGTGGGGCTGCTGGGCACGCTGGGCCTGTCCATCGGCGCGCGCGGTTTCATCGCCTATCTGCTGGGGCTGATGCTGCTGGCGATCGGCATCGAGGCCTGTTGGCGGCGGCCGCCTTCCTCGCTGCACCCGGACCTCACGCCACCCCAGGAACACCGGCGCCTGATAAATTGGCTGGTGACGGCCTATTTTATTGCCCTGTGGCTGCTGTGGGTCGCGTCCGCGATGCCAAGCTTCTGGCTGTTCGTGGCGGTTGTGGCATTGCCGGCGGCGATCACGGGGGTCAAGCGCGCGGTCAATCACATCCTGCGCCCGGCGGGTGCGGCCAGTGCCGCCGGCAGCGCACCCGGTGTGGCGGAGGTGTGTCTTGAACGCGGCTTGCGCGCGCTCCTCATCATCGCGGCGGCCTTGCTGCTGGCCAAGGCCTGGCATATCGACCTGGTCGCCATGACCATGCAGGACAATATCAGCACCCGCATCGTGCGTGGGTTGCTGAGCGCCATCGTGATCGCGCTGGTGGCGGAGTTCCTGTGGCATTTTGTCCGCGCCCTCATCGATTCCAAACTGACCGTCCCGGCCGGTAGCGGGCCCGTCGACAGCGAGGCGGTGCGCAAACAGGCCCGCTTGCGCACCTTGCTGCCGATCCTGCGCAACATTCTGTTCGTGATCATCCTGGTGATCGCGGTCCTGATGGTTCTCTCCTCCATGGGGATCGAGATCGGGCCGCTCATCGCCGGTGCCGGCGTGGTCGGCGTCGCGGTCGGCTTCGGTGCGCAGACGCTGGTCAAGGACGTGATCAGCGGCATGTTCTTCCTGCTGGATGACGCCTTTCGCATCGGCGAGTACATCCAGAGCGGCAGCTATAAGGGGACGGTCGAGTCCTTCAGCCTGCGGTCGGTCAAGCTGCGGCATCATCGCGGGCCGCTCTATACCGTACCGTTCGGCGAGTTGGGCGCCGTACAGAACATGAGCCGCGACTGGGTGATCGACAAGTTGACCATCGGTGTTACCTATGACACCGACCTGGAGAAGGCGCGCAAACTGATCAAGGAGGTGGGCAAGCAACTCGCCGCCGATCCGGAATATGGACCGAATATCCTGGAGCCGATGAAGATGCAGGGTGTCGAACAGTTCGGCGACTATGCGATCCAGATCCGCATGAAGATGATGACCAAGCCGGGTGAGCAATTCGTGATCCGGCGGAAGGCGCTGGCCTTGATCCGGAAGACCTTCAACGAGAACGGCATCAATTTCGCGCAGCCCACCGTGCAGGTCGCGGGTGGCGGCGAACATGTGACATCGGCCGCCGCAAAGCAGGTGCTGGACCTTGCCAGCGCCGCGCCGAAGGAGGCGTGA
- a CDS encoding LysR family transcriptional regulator, whose protein sequence is MRRIPDFEAWAIFAKVAYMGSFSRAAEDLGLSKATVSKAITRLEEMLLTPLFHRTSRRLSLTESGRLAVERAERILADGLALEADVGARSLAPSGLVRMAAPMSFGIAHLAPALPDFFALYPDIQIELNFSDSQIDLVSDNYDLALRIATLVDSSLIARRLCEVRILLVGSPGYFRQHGYPQHPQDLGAHQALFYTLGRSRDAWQFFHAEQGDYTVTVRSPLRVNNADALMPALHAGLGLALQPEFLVWRDLATGMLEVALPEWAPRPISLNLVTPPSGIRPARVEVLIDFLTRRFAKAPWAWDGKTGSMRASA, encoded by the coding sequence ATGCGCCGCATTCCCGATTTTGAAGCCTGGGCGATCTTTGCCAAGGTCGCCTATATGGGGTCCTTCTCGCGGGCTGCGGAGGACCTCGGTCTCTCGAAGGCGACGGTGTCGAAAGCCATCACGCGGCTGGAGGAGATGCTGCTGACGCCGCTGTTCCACCGCACCTCGCGCCGGCTGTCCTTGACCGAGAGCGGGCGGCTCGCGGTTGAGCGGGCGGAGCGGATTCTGGCTGACGGGTTGGCCCTCGAAGCCGATGTCGGCGCGCGGTCGCTGGCGCCATCGGGCCTCGTGCGCATGGCAGCCCCGATGTCGTTCGGCATAGCGCATCTGGCCCCGGCCCTGCCGGACTTCTTCGCGCTTTATCCCGATATCCAGATCGAGCTCAACTTCAGCGACAGCCAGATCGATCTGGTGAGCGACAATTACGATCTTGCCTTGCGCATCGCGACGCTGGTCGATTCATCGCTCATCGCGCGGCGGCTCTGCGAGGTGCGCATCCTGCTGGTGGGATCGCCCGGCTACTTCCGGCAGCATGGTTATCCGCAGCATCCGCAGGATCTCGGCGCGCATCAGGCGCTGTTCTATACGCTGGGCCGCTCGCGCGATGCCTGGCAGTTCTTCCATGCGGAGCAGGGCGATTACACGGTCACGGTGCGTTCGCCGCTCCGGGTCAACAACGCCGATGCGCTGATGCCGGCGCTCCATGCAGGCCTCGGCCTGGCACTGCAGCCCGAATTCCTGGTCTGGCGCGATCTTGCCACCGGCATGCTGGAGGTGGCGCTGCCGGAATGGGCGCCGCGTCCCATCTCGCTCAATCTGGTGACGCCGCCCAGCGGCATCCGCCCGGCGCGGGTCGAGGTGCTGATCGATTTCCTGACGCGGCGCTTTGCGAAAGCCCCCTGGGCTTGGGACGGAAAAACGGGCAGCATGCGTGCCTCAGCGTGA
- a CDS encoding FadR family transcriptional regulator, whose protein sequence is MLIKREPGRPFLRRTVHNQILHEVGERILRGEFMPGDILPSENALSDEFKVSRPVMREAIKVLAAKGLVDPRPKIGTRVRGREQWNMLDPDIMTWSFASREAEQYAIHLSEMRRVLEPEAAALAALRASPAQVAQIASSYAGMEASPEDTQEHFVHDLRFHQGVLEATGNPFIASTGHVIESALLFSFKLASQIEGARTDRCRATARFCGRSRSAMPVPPARRCSCCSMRRGALSRSSCRSATRHSARRRRRDCWVEDFFRTGAVISPVMVPGRNR, encoded by the coding sequence GTGCTCATCAAGCGCGAGCCCGGTCGGCCGTTTCTGCGTCGCACCGTTCACAACCAGATCCTGCATGAAGTCGGCGAGCGGATTCTGCGCGGCGAGTTCATGCCGGGCGACATCCTGCCCAGTGAAAACGCCCTGTCCGACGAGTTCAAAGTGAGCCGCCCGGTGATGCGCGAGGCGATCAAGGTGCTGGCAGCCAAGGGGCTGGTGGACCCGCGCCCCAAGATCGGTACCCGCGTGCGCGGTCGCGAGCAGTGGAACATGCTGGACCCAGACATCATGACCTGGAGCTTTGCCTCGCGCGAGGCGGAGCAGTATGCGATCCATCTGTCGGAAATGCGGCGGGTCCTGGAGCCAGAGGCGGCGGCGCTGGCGGCCCTGCGGGCAAGTCCGGCGCAGGTGGCGCAGATCGCCTCGTCCTATGCCGGCATGGAAGCCTCGCCGGAGGATACGCAGGAGCATTTCGTCCACGATCTGCGCTTTCACCAGGGTGTCCTGGAGGCGACCGGCAATCCCTTCATCGCCTCGACCGGCCATGTGATCGAATCCGCTCTGCTGTTCAGCTTCAAGCTCGCCAGCCAGATCGAGGGCGCGCGCACGGATCGCTGCCGCGCCACCGCGAGGTTCTGCGGGCGATCGAGATCCGCGATGCCAGTGCCGCCCGCCAGGCGATGCAGTTGCTGCTCGATGAGGCGTGGGGCGTTATCGAGGAGTTCATGCAGAAGCGCGACGCGGCACTCAGCGAGACGGCGGCGCCGGGACTGCTGGGTTGAGGATTTCTTCAGGACCGGCGCAGTCATCTCGCCGGTCATGGTTCCGGGGCGAAACAGATGA
- a CDS encoding AAA family ATPase: MSATDDQTAVIDFLSRPGSYPDGVTTVETITTHASVIILAGDLAYKLKRAVKYSYLDYSTVDDRRRACAAELALNRRTAPSLYLDARPIVRNSRGDLQFGGAGATLDWVVVMRRFPQEGLFNNLAEQGALSPSLLRQLTDRIAAFHAAAEIDTEYGGAAGVAAVLDINDENLRRTLSDPASISRTDILRTLTQASLDRYRALLDHRRASGRVRQCHGDLHLGNICLVEGQATLFDCIEFSKLISCIDVLYDLSFLLMDLRHRGLRRQCGQVFNRYLDLTGDEDGLPLLPLFMSLRAAVRAHVTAAAAGADEKHQRERLTEARSYLELAIELLRPVPARLIAIGGLSGSGKSTIAADVAGTMGLAAGARILRSDIIRKQLFHVPPEQALPAESYVPEVSRQVYAAVCARAHSALQHGQSVIVDAVAARPEERDEIEAVARRHDVTFSGIWLDVAPATMRARIGARRTDASDADVAVLERQLAYDLGDMRWYRMDANGAPEAVAKAVLDFLHATRGLSE; this comes from the coding sequence ATGTCGGCGACAGATGACCAGACCGCCGTCATCGATTTCCTGTCGCGTCCCGGCAGCTATCCAGATGGGGTAACTACGGTCGAGACTATCACCACCCATGCCTCCGTCATCATTCTCGCGGGCGACCTTGCCTATAAGTTGAAGCGGGCGGTCAAATACTCCTACCTCGATTATTCAACCGTCGATGACCGCCGGCGTGCCTGTGCCGCCGAACTGGCGCTCAACCGGCGCACAGCACCCTCCCTTTACCTCGATGCACGGCCAATCGTCCGAAATTCGCGCGGCGATCTGCAATTCGGCGGTGCCGGCGCGACGTTGGATTGGGTCGTTGTCATGCGCCGCTTCCCACAGGAGGGCCTCTTTAACAATCTCGCCGAGCAGGGCGCATTGTCGCCCTCCCTGCTCCGCCAACTCACCGATCGTATCGCCGCTTTCCACGCCGCGGCAGAGATCGATACAGAATATGGCGGAGCCGCCGGCGTTGCCGCGGTCCTCGATATCAATGACGAAAACCTGCGCCGCACGCTGAGCGATCCCGCCTCGATCAGCCGAACGGACATCCTGCGTACACTGACCCAGGCAAGCCTTGATCGATACCGAGCCCTGCTGGACCATCGCCGGGCAAGCGGCCGGGTTCGGCAATGCCATGGCGACCTCCATCTCGGCAATATCTGTCTGGTGGAGGGCCAGGCCACTCTGTTCGATTGCATCGAATTCAGCAAACTCATCTCCTGCATAGATGTGCTCTACGATCTTTCGTTTCTACTGATGGATCTGCGGCATCGAGGCCTGCGGCGACAATGCGGCCAGGTCTTTAACCGCTATCTTGACCTTACCGGTGATGAGGACGGCCTGCCATTGCTGCCACTCTTCATGTCGCTGCGCGCTGCCGTCAGGGCCCATGTCACAGCGGCGGCCGCAGGGGCGGATGAGAAACATCAGCGGGAACGCCTGACCGAAGCAAGAAGCTATCTCGAACTGGCCATCGAACTGCTGCGACCTGTTCCGGCGCGGCTTATCGCTATTGGCGGTTTGAGCGGCAGCGGCAAATCCACCATAGCCGCCGACGTCGCCGGTACGATGGGCCTAGCTGCCGGCGCGCGCATCCTGCGCAGCGACATCATTCGCAAGCAACTTTTCCATGTACCGCCGGAACAGGCCCTGCCAGCCGAAAGCTACGTGCCTGAGGTCAGCCGTCAGGTCTATGCCGCGGTTTGCGCGCGCGCTCACTCAGCCCTGCAGCACGGCCAAAGTGTCATTGTCGACGCTGTCGCCGCAAGACCCGAGGAGCGCGATGAGATCGAGGCCGTTGCACGCCGACATGATGTCACCTTCAGCGGTATCTGGCTTGACGTAGCTCCAGCGACAATGCGTGCCCGCATCGGCGCCCGCCGGACCGATGCTTCGGACGCCGATGTCGCTGTGCTTGAGCGTCAACTGGCCTACGACCTAGGCGATATGCGGTGGTACAGAATGGATGCCAATGGCGCCCCAGAAGCTGTCGCCAAAGCGGTGCTGGATTTTCTGCATGCCACGCGAGGTTTATCTGAATGA
- a CDS encoding sugar ABC transporter ATP-binding protein: MTETTGEIVNLAGVAKSYGAVRALAGVDLTVRPRECLGLVGHNGAGKSTLMGALAGTLVPDRGSIAVGGVDLSDNYSVVVAHHHGIRCVFQELSLCPNLTVAENARIFHRNLKGFGWKKRAAKLIQDKLDEIFPGHDILAGDIVGDLPIGRRQMVEIARAFTVTDAPLRLVILDEPTSSLDAVTAEQLLGFVRREVQSGLSVILISHMLGEVLGASSRIVVMKDGGVVAARAADAFTRDSLVAAMGTVAAAKSEQQISAPGFRKSGTAMIDARPAAQMDDRKLIAHKGEIVGLAGLAGHGQTRMLLQIFSNAKKRYTETKVAAPVALIAGDRQSDGIFPLWSIAENITVGSLGRLVKRLLIDRDAARAMAESWHQRMRIKTPDMDHNILSLSGGNQQKALFARALGSDAEIVLMDDPMRGVDVGTKLEVYEQVKAEAQGGRTFLWYTTEIEELSNCDHVYVFRNGQIVDDIPRSELTEERVLRASFHEAA, translated from the coding sequence ATGACCGAGACCACCGGAGAGATCGTCAATCTGGCGGGCGTCGCCAAGAGCTATGGCGCTGTGCGCGCTTTAGCCGGCGTCGATCTCACGGTGCGGCCGCGCGAGTGCCTGGGACTGGTCGGGCATAACGGGGCCGGCAAGTCGACCTTGATGGGCGCACTTGCCGGCACCCTTGTCCCGGACCGGGGCAGCATCGCCGTGGGCGGTGTCGATCTCTCCGATAACTATTCCGTGGTGGTGGCGCATCATCACGGCATTCGCTGTGTGTTCCAGGAATTGTCGCTGTGCCCGAACCTGACAGTGGCCGAGAATGCGCGCATCTTCCATCGCAATCTCAAGGGGTTCGGCTGGAAGAAGCGGGCGGCGAAGCTCATCCAGGACAAGCTTGACGAGATTTTCCCGGGCCACGACATTCTGGCCGGCGATATCGTGGGTGACCTGCCGATCGGTCGGCGCCAGATGGTGGAGATCGCCCGCGCCTTTACGGTGACCGATGCGCCCTTGCGCCTCGTCATCCTCGACGAGCCCACCTCGTCGCTGGATGCGGTGACGGCGGAACAATTGCTGGGCTTCGTGCGCCGCGAGGTGCAAAGCGGGCTCAGCGTCATTCTCATTTCCCACATGCTGGGCGAGGTGCTGGGGGCATCGAGCCGCATCGTGGTGATGAAGGATGGCGGTGTGGTCGCGGCACGGGCCGCCGATGCGTTCACCAGGGATTCCCTGGTGGCGGCGATGGGCACGGTCGCTGCGGCGAAATCCGAGCAGCAGATATCGGCGCCCGGATTCCGCAAATCCGGTACCGCGATGATCGATGCGCGCCCGGCGGCGCAGATGGATGACCGGAAGCTCATCGCCCATAAGGGCGAGATCGTCGGCCTCGCTGGATTGGCCGGGCATGGGCAGACGCGCATGCTGCTGCAGATCTTTTCGAATGCGAAGAAGCGCTACACCGAGACCAAGGTCGCGGCCCCCGTGGCGCTCATCGCGGGCGACCGGCAGAGCGACGGTATCTTTCCGCTCTGGTCGATTGCCGAGAACATCACGGTGGGGTCGCTGGGTCGCCTGGTGAAGCGCCTGCTGATCGACCGCGACGCCGCGCGCGCGATGGCGGAGAGCTGGCACCAGCGCATGCGCATCAAGACGCCGGACATGGACCACAACATCCTGTCGCTCTCGGGCGGCAACCAGCAGAAGGCCTTGTTCGCCCGCGCGCTGGGCTCGGATGCCGAGATCGTGCTGATGGACGATCCGATGCGCGGCGTCGATGTCGGCACCAAGCTCGAGGTCTATGAACAGGTAAAGGCGGAGGCGCAGGGTGGCCGGACCTTCCTGTGGTACACGACGGAGATCGAGGAATTGAGCAATTGCGACCATGTCTATGTGTTTCGCAACGGACAGATCGTCGATGACATACCGCGATCCGAGTTGACCGAAGAGCGCGTGCTGCGCGCCTCGTTTCATGAGGCGGCGTGA
- a CDS encoding L,D-transpeptidase family protein, whose protein sequence is MNKSSIVLLLAASLAACSNAVPVTAAPSPPPVLEAVAPPAALPPEIKTLPDDQARLVTVIAAYQAIAAAGGWPLVPEGRTLRPGDRDARIFELRNRLLDQTDSDLFDPDLATMVRHFQHRHGLEEDGIVGSKTLAALNIPIDQRIAQLQHNLKLIQVGHRQWDDRYIAVNVAAATYRLVENGQTVFERRVIVGRPNWPTPLLNSVINEIVLHPTWTVPPRIAQLELLPRIKRDAGYLADHDMRWVDGMIRQAAGPRNPLGKVKFVFPNDESVYLHDTNAPSLFNEAERHLSHGCVRLSNAVELARYLLLKEPGWNEEGLAARLAEIRTERIRLSRPIPVHLVYDTAWVDPDGTVHFRDDVYGRDRP, encoded by the coding sequence ATGAACAAATCATCGATCGTCCTCCTGCTCGCCGCCAGTCTCGCAGCCTGTTCCAACGCGGTGCCGGTGACGGCGGCACCATCCCCGCCACCAGTGCTGGAAGCCGTCGCCCCGCCGGCCGCGTTACCGCCTGAAATCAAGACTTTACCGGACGACCAGGCGCGCCTCGTCACAGTGATCGCCGCCTATCAGGCGATCGCCGCCGCGGGTGGTTGGCCACTGGTGCCGGAAGGCCGGACGCTGCGCCCGGGCGACCGCGACGCCCGGATCTTCGAGCTCCGCAACCGGCTGTTGGATCAAACCGATAGCGACCTCTTCGACCCGGATCTCGCCACCATGGTCCGGCACTTCCAGCATCGCCATGGGCTTGAGGAAGACGGTATCGTGGGTTCCAAAACCCTCGCGGCCCTCAACATCCCCATCGACCAGCGCATCGCGCAGCTCCAGCATAATCTGAAGCTTATTCAAGTCGGTCACCGGCAATGGGACGACCGCTACATCGCCGTCAACGTCGCCGCCGCGACCTACCGGCTGGTTGAAAACGGCCAGACGGTCTTTGAGCGCCGGGTCATCGTCGGCCGACCGAATTGGCCAACGCCGCTGCTCAACAGCGTCATCAACGAGATCGTGCTCCACCCCACTTGGACCGTGCCACCCCGCATCGCCCAGCTGGAACTGCTGCCCCGCATCAAGCGCGATGCCGGCTACCTCGCCGATCATGACATGCGCTGGGTCGACGGCATGATCCGGCAGGCCGCTGGGCCAAGGAACCCGCTCGGCAAGGTGAAATTCGTCTTTCCGAATGACGAGAGCGTCTATCTCCACGACACCAACGCGCCGTCGCTGTTCAACGAGGCCGAGCGCCACCTCAGCCATGGCTGCGTCCGCCTCTCCAATGCCGTTGAACTGGCTCGATATTTACTGCTGAAGGAACCCGGCTGGAACGAGGAAGGGCTGGCGGCACGCCTCGCCGAAATCCGGACCGAGCGCATCAGGCTCAGCCGGCCGATCCCCGTTCACCTGGTCTATGACACCGCCTGGGTCGACCCCGACGGGACGGTCCATTTCCGTGACGACGTCTACGGACGCGACCGCCCTTAG
- a CDS encoding host attachment protein codes for MKRAIAAASPGKNKNKRIWVIVADGGHARILESETAHAGVSVRLDISSDARLTGGKLASGPLPRGQESVGSARHGIEPRVSLKQHEKDLFVARLADYLKGGRGRFDQLVVVAPSKIGAALRAALPAAVAAKIVMTRNSDMTWMSVPEVLGRLGPIGTQIKKSREGS; via the coding sequence ATGAAACGCGCGATTGCTGCAGCAAGTCCGGGGAAGAACAAGAACAAGCGCATCTGGGTCATCGTCGCAGATGGCGGCCATGCGCGCATTCTGGAGAGCGAGACCGCCCATGCCGGCGTGTCCGTGCGCCTCGACATTTCCTCCGATGCGCGCCTGACCGGCGGCAAACTGGCTTCGGGTCCATTGCCGCGCGGCCAGGAAAGCGTTGGCTCGGCGCGCCATGGTATCGAGCCGCGCGTTTCGCTGAAGCAGCATGAAAAGGACCTCTTCGTCGCGCGGCTGGCGGACTACCTGAAAGGTGGCCGTGGCCGGTTCGACCAGCTGGTCGTGGTGGCGCCGAGCAAGATCGGGGCGGCCCTCCGCGCCGCGCTGCCGGCGGCGGTGGCTGCCAAGATCGTCATGACCCGCAATTCGGATATGACATGGATGTCCGTGCCGGAGGTTCTTGGCCGCCTCGGGCCGATTGGTACGCAGATCAAGAAGTCGCGCGAGGGCAGCTAA
- a CDS encoding pirin family protein, producing the protein MIDLRPLASLGAANHGWLDAKHHFSFANYYDPARMGWGALRVWNDDTIAANSGFPAHGHADMEIVTYVREGAITHQDNQGNQGRTVAGDVQVMSAGTGIRHSEYNLESTTTRIFQIWILPNQRGAAPAWGAKPFPKADRSGRFVTLASGYETDTDALPIRADARVLGASLKAGETAEYALGDQRFGYLVPSKGVVNVNGIKVSTRDGAAIQHEPVIQVTALEDAELVMVDTA; encoded by the coding sequence ATGATCGACCTTCGCCCCCTCGCCTCCCTCGGTGCCGCCAACCACGGCTGGCTCGACGCCAAGCACCATTTCTCGTTCGCGAACTACTATGACCCGGCCCGCATGGGCTGGGGGGCGCTGCGCGTCTGGAACGACGACACCATCGCCGCCAACAGTGGTTTCCCGGCCCATGGCCATGCCGACATGGAGATCGTCACTTATGTCCGCGAAGGCGCCATCACGCATCAGGATAACCAAGGAAATCAAGGCCGTACCGTGGCTGGCGACGTCCAGGTGATGAGTGCCGGCACCGGCATCCGGCACTCGGAATACAATCTGGAAAGCACCACCACGCGCATTTTCCAGATCTGGATCCTGCCCAACCAGCGGGGTGCGGCACCCGCCTGGGGCGCCAAACCCTTCCCCAAAGCCGACCGGTCTGGCCGCTTCGTGACGCTGGCCAGCGGGTATGAGACCGACACGGACGCCCTCCCGATCCGGGCCGACGCGAGGGTCCTGGGCGCCAGTTTGAAGGCCGGCGAAACGGCGGAATACGCCCTGGGCGACCAGCGCTTCGGCTACCTCGTCCCCTCCAAGGGTGTCGTAAATGTCAATGGAATCAAGGTCTCAACCCGCGACGGTGCGGCCATCCAGCACGAGCCGGTCATCCAGGTGACCGCCCTCGAAGACGCCGAACTGGTGATGGTGGATACCGCTTGA
- a CDS encoding ABC transporter substrate-binding protein: MSFRVKLLSVAAIGLALSAGSALADTTSAKIALSNNYAGNSWRQAMLKSWEKVTGQAVKDGIVAEASAFTTSENQVTEQAAQIQNLILQGYNAIVINAASPDALNGAVKQACDAGIIVVSFDGIVTEPCAWRIAVDFKQMGAIQLDYLAERMPDGGNLLEIRGLAGVFVDDAIHSGIEAGVAKHSQFKVVGSVHGDWAQEVAQKAVAGLLPSLPEVKAVVTQGGDGYGAAQAFKAAGRPTPLIIMGNRQDELAWWKEQKDANGYETMSVSIAPGVSTLAFWVAQQILDGKEVPKDLTVPFLQINQADLEKSLETTEKGGVANVEYSLEDSQKVIAGK; the protein is encoded by the coding sequence ATGAGCTTTCGCGTAAAACTGCTGTCGGTCGCGGCCATTGGCCTAGCCTTGAGTGCCGGCTCCGCGCTGGCGGACACCACCAGCGCCAAGATCGCCTTGTCCAACAACTATGCCGGCAATTCCTGGCGCCAGGCGATGTTGAAGAGCTGGGAAAAAGTCACCGGCCAGGCCGTCAAGGACGGCATCGTCGCCGAGGCCTCGGCCTTCACGACGTCCGAGAACCAGGTGACGGAACAGGCCGCGCAGATCCAGAACCTGATCCTGCAGGGCTATAACGCCATCGTCATCAACGCGGCCTCGCCCGACGCCCTCAACGGCGCCGTGAAGCAGGCCTGCGATGCCGGCATCATCGTTGTCTCGTTCGACGGCATCGTGACCGAGCCCTGCGCCTGGCGCATCGCCGTCGACTTCAAGCAGATGGGCGCCATCCAGCTCGATTACCTCGCCGAGCGCATGCCGGACGGCGGCAATCTCCTCGAGATCCGGGGCCTCGCCGGCGTGTTCGTCGACGATGCCATCCATTCGGGCATCGAAGCCGGTGTCGCCAAGCACAGCCAGTTCAAGGTCGTGGGCTCGGTCCATGGCGACTGGGCGCAGGAAGTGGCGCAGAAGGCGGTTGCCGGCTTGCTGCCGTCGCTCCCCGAGGTGAAGGCCGTGGTGACGCAGGGTGGTGACGGCTATGGCGCCGCCCAGGCGTTCAAGGCCGCCGGCCGCCCGACGCCGCTCATCATCATGGGTAACCGCCAGGACGAGCTTGCCTGGTGGAAGGAGCAGAAGGATGCCAACGGCTATGAGACCATGTCGGTCTCGATCGCGCCCGGCGTCTCGACGCTCGCTTTCTGGGTGGCACAGCAGATTCTCGATGGCAAGGAAGTGCCGAAGGATCTGACCGTCCCGTTCCTGCAGATCAACCAGGCGGATCTTGAGAAGAGCCTGGAGACCACGGAAAAGGGCGGCGTCGCCAATGTCGAATACTCGCTCGAGGATTCGCAGAAAGTGATCGCAGGCAAGTAA